The following are encoded together in the Gemmatimonadaceae bacterium genome:
- a CDS encoding TolC family protein: MFRKLMVLLAAPLALGAQQVTDTTLHPISLGEAIRLAGEKNVSNIVASNSIRSANNTVRSARAQLIPQVTASAGQSKSYGDRVGQSNQIVSFVPAWSYNTGLQTSVTLFDGGAMFANIRTANANVAAAEAGEVNTEFAVALQVKQTYNLILAAKESEGAAVAQLDAAKVQLQTSIAKVNAGAANVSDSLRSVVQVGNAQLALLQAQNSYRTSSAALTRLVGTTYFVTAQLADTVERPPTPIDSAQVLALALDGPGIRQQQATVTATSAALRSAKASYLPTVTAGFNFGGSGTNAVYGFNSNPYPYTRTINVSLNYPLFNRFTRENNIATQQINLENAQASLRDQQLGAQQNIITAIATIRNAEETMRVQQINVEASQEDLRVQQQRYNLGASVLLDVLNSESALVAARQQLIQARLNYRNARAQIEAYIGKDLPQ, encoded by the coding sequence ATGTTCCGCAAATTGATGGTGCTGCTCGCCGCGCCTCTGGCGCTCGGCGCTCAGCAAGTGACCGATACCACGCTGCACCCGATTTCGCTCGGGGAAGCGATTCGGCTGGCGGGTGAGAAGAACGTCTCGAACATCGTTGCGTCCAACAGCATTCGGTCGGCGAACAACACCGTTCGCTCCGCGCGCGCGCAGTTGATTCCGCAGGTGACCGCCAGCGCGGGGCAGAGCAAGAGTTATGGCGATCGCGTCGGTCAGAGCAACCAGATCGTCAGCTTCGTTCCCGCCTGGAGTTACAACACCGGTCTGCAGACGTCGGTGACGCTGTTCGACGGCGGCGCAATGTTCGCCAATATCAGGACGGCCAACGCGAACGTTGCGGCGGCCGAGGCGGGCGAGGTCAACACGGAATTCGCGGTCGCCCTTCAGGTGAAGCAGACGTACAACCTGATCCTCGCGGCCAAGGAGTCTGAAGGCGCCGCAGTGGCGCAACTTGATGCCGCCAAGGTTCAGCTTCAGACGTCGATCGCCAAAGTGAACGCGGGCGCGGCCAACGTCTCCGACTCGCTGCGCAGCGTCGTGCAGGTCGGAAACGCGCAACTGGCGCTCCTCCAGGCGCAGAACTCGTATCGCACGTCGAGCGCCGCGCTCACGCGGCTCGTCGGCACGACTTACTTCGTAACGGCGCAGCTGGCGGATACCGTCGAGCGCCCGCCGACGCCGATCGACAGCGCGCAGGTGCTGGCACTGGCGCTCGACGGGCCCGGGATTCGCCAGCAGCAGGCGACGGTGACGGCCACGTCCGCCGCGCTTCGCTCGGCCAAAGCCTCGTATCTGCCAACGGTCACCGCCGGATTCAACTTCGGCGGCAGCGGCACAAACGCGGTGTACGGGTTCAACAGCAATCCCTACCCCTACACGCGTACGATCAATGTGAGCCTCAACTATCCGCTCTTCAATCGCTTCACGAGAGAGAACAACATCGCCACGCAGCAGATCAACCTCGAGAACGCACAGGCGAGCTTGAGGGATCAACAGTTGGGCGCTCAGCAGAACATCATCACGGCGATCGCCACGATTCGGAATGCCGAAGAGACGATGCGCGTCCAACAGATCAACGTCGAGGCGAGCCAGGAAGACCTGCGCGTGCAGCAGCAGCGCTACAACCTCGGCGCGTCGGTGCTTCTGGACGTGCTGAACTCGGAATCGGCGCTCGTCGCGGCGCGGCAGCAGCTCATTCAGGCGCGTCTCAACTACCGGAACGCGCGCGCGCAGATCGAGGCGTACATCGGGAAGGATTTGCCGCAGTAA